A region of the Tachyglossus aculeatus isolate mTacAcu1 chromosome 9, mTacAcu1.pri, whole genome shotgun sequence genome:
gggggagaggaggtggaattgGATGGCCGGGAAGACTCCTGGGAAGGAAGGGCGGGGGACGGGTGGTTGAACGGCAATAGCCGTctctgcggggctgggggggcaggCCTTCTTCACTCTAGCCGGAGCAGCTCCACGTCGAAGATGAGGGTGGCGTTGGGGGGGATGACCCCCGGGTGGCCCGTCGCCCCGTACGCCATGTCGGGTGTGCAGGTCAGCTTCGCCCTCTGCCCCAGGCTCATCTGCggcgggaggaggaaggggaagaaaggcgcCGGTTAAAGAACCAAGCCGaggtcccccaaccccacaaaagGGAGGTCCCGCCGTTCT
Encoded here:
- the FKBP1B gene encoding peptidyl-prolyl cis-trans isomerase FKBP1B isoform X3; this translates as MLQNGKKFDSSRDRNKPFRFKIGRQEVIKGFEEGAAQMSLGQRAKLTCTPDMAYGATGHPGVIPPNATLIFDVELLRLE